Proteins from a genomic interval of Eisenibacter elegans DSM 3317:
- the porV gene encoding type IX secretion system outer membrane channel protein PorV — translation MMLKKISLLAALLICSTGGLFAQNPALLGQDTTRRVINTSLPFLNIAPDARSAGMGDMGVAMSPDANTTHWNASKVAFLKNKFGFAFSYSPWLQRFVGDMSLSYLSGYYKIDELQGLSSSLRYFNLGNFSFTDDIGNPIRDFTPREFAFDVSYARKLSERLSVGVTARYLHSNLTADLILSNQTETRAVNSASFDLSMFYQSEALDFMGLNSSFAFGANLSNLGPKVSYSNANEADFIPTNLRVGFASTTYLDDYNKFTFGMDFNKLLVPTPPQIDGQGNIISGRNPRDVGVIQGMASGLFQAPGGFREKMQEVSIATGVEYWYNDLIAARIGYFYENENKGNRRYFTIGLGMRYNLFGLDVAYLLPQNQNNPLAETLRFTLLFDFKND, via the coding sequence ATGATGTTGAAAAAAATTTCGCTATTGGCAGCCTTACTAATATGTAGTACGGGCGGCTTATTTGCTCAAAATCCAGCTTTGTTGGGACAAGATACTACCCGTAGGGTTATCAACACCTCCCTTCCTTTTTTGAACATAGCACCTGATGCCCGCTCTGCCGGTATGGGCGATATGGGTGTGGCGATGTCGCCAGATGCCAATACTACCCACTGGAACGCATCTAAAGTAGCTTTTCTAAAGAATAAATTTGGATTTGCGTTCTCTTACAGCCCTTGGTTACAGCGGTTTGTAGGGGATATGTCGCTTTCTTATTTGTCGGGCTATTACAAAATCGACGAGCTACAAGGGCTTTCTTCTTCGCTACGCTATTTCAACTTGGGGAATTTCAGCTTCACAGATGACATAGGCAATCCCATCCGTGATTTTACTCCACGCGAGTTTGCCTTTGATGTGTCTTATGCCCGCAAGCTGTCTGAGCGGCTTAGCGTTGGGGTAACGGCACGCTACTTGCACTCCAACCTGACGGCAGACCTGATCCTGTCGAACCAAACCGAAACCCGTGCGGTCAACTCGGCTTCTTTTGACCTGTCGATGTTCTATCAATCAGAGGCACTGGACTTTATGGGGCTAAACTCTTCTTTTGCCTTTGGTGCCAATTTGTCTAACTTAGGCCCTAAGGTGTCTTATTCTAATGCCAATGAGGCTGATTTTATCCCAACCAATTTGCGGGTAGGTTTTGCTTCTACCACCTACCTCGACGATTACAACAAGTTTACCTTCGGGATGGACTTCAACAAGCTACTAGTGCCTACTCCGCCACAGATAGATGGCCAAGGCAATATCATCAGTGGCCGCAATCCGCGAGATGTGGGTGTAATTCAGGGGATGGCTTCGGGCTTGTTCCAAGCGCCTGGAGGCTTCCGCGAAAAGATGCAAGAAGTCAGCATTGCTACCGGGGTAGAGTATTGGTACAACGACCTGATAGCTGCGCGCATTGGTTATTTTTATGAAAACGAAAATAAAGGCAACCGCCGTTACTTCACTATCGGCCTAGGGATGCGCTACAACCTCTTTGGTTTGGATGTGGCCTATCTGCTGCCACAAAACCAAAACAACCCCTTGGCCGAAACTTTGCGCTTTACCCTGTTGTTTGACTTCAAGAACGACTAA
- a CDS encoding enoyl-ACP reductase FabI, with protein sequence MAYNLLKGKRGIISGALDQNSIAWKIALRAKEEGASFTLTNAPVALRLGTLQTLGEQCEAPIIAADATSVDDLTKLYQESMDVLGGKIDFVLHAIGMSPNVRKGRDYGDLNYDWFLKSIDISALSFHKMLQTAEKLDALNDYASVVGLSYIAAQRTFDSYSDMAQAKAVLESIARSYGARLGKTKKVRVNTVSQSPTQTTAGTGIDGFDVFFDYADAMSPLGNATAEECADYVITLFSDLTRKVTMQNLFHDGGFSCSGITDEIIERLKPKQ encoded by the coding sequence ATGGCATACAACCTCTTGAAAGGCAAGCGCGGGATTATCTCTGGTGCGCTCGACCAAAACTCTATCGCTTGGAAAATCGCCCTTCGCGCCAAAGAAGAAGGGGCAAGCTTTACCCTAACCAATGCCCCGGTGGCTCTGCGCCTAGGAACATTGCAGACCTTGGGCGAGCAATGTGAAGCGCCTATCATCGCTGCCGATGCAACCAGCGTAGACGACCTGACCAAGCTCTACCAAGAATCAATGGATGTACTGGGCGGTAAAATCGACTTTGTGTTACACGCTATCGGAATGAGCCCCAATGTGCGCAAAGGACGGGATTATGGAGATTTGAACTATGACTGGTTTTTGAAAAGCATCGATATCTCGGCGCTTTCATTCCACAAAATGCTCCAAACTGCCGAAAAACTCGATGCGCTCAACGACTACGCCTCTGTAGTAGGGCTGTCATACATTGCTGCACAACGTACCTTCGACAGCTACTCGGATATGGCCCAGGCCAAGGCTGTGTTGGAGTCTATCGCCCGCAGCTATGGGGCACGCTTGGGCAAGACCAAGAAAGTACGTGTAAATACCGTCTCTCAATCACCTACCCAAACTACTGCCGGCACTGGCATCGACGGCTTCGACGTGTTTTTTGATTATGCTGACGCAATGTCGCCCTTGGGCAATGCGACTGCCGAAGAATGTGCCGATTATGTCATCACGTTGTTCTCTGATCTGACCCGTAAGGTAACGATGCAAAACCTCTTCCACGATGGAGGCTTCTCGTGTTCAGGCATTACCGACGAAATTATTGAGAGGCTCAAACCCAAACAATAA
- a CDS encoding M16 family metallopeptidase, which yields MLLDRSKAPDFQVIENISPQEAVAETLPNGLKLHHLSAGVQPVCYLELMFEAGTTHAQSTIIPSLTFKMLAEGTQKRSAGQISEYMDNLGAFWEVRNTATYSSLVVYAPTKHLAAVLTLFLELVEQPSFPEESLHTLKQVTKQGILNGLQKTAYVASKGIREATLGATHPVALTATPEEVDQIGMAELEAFYQTHIRGQVFEVFVAGALAPEHLQYLRNCLGALHFGAAKPVTQLPLAQPTTDQQIFLPHEAKLQSSIRVGRVMFPKNDPNFFKVLITNELFGGYFGSRLMKNIREDKGYTYGISSQFSSIPKGESLWIIGTDVKAEFAAQTLAEINGEIRKLQEEPVATAELELVRNYMRGAFAGSINSPFELMNKYKGIYLFGLDYSFFKSYFEAIATISPDEIQQVMQQYFDPKMLHTVVAGAASPFQD from the coding sequence ATGTTGCTAGACCGAAGTAAAGCTCCTGATTTTCAGGTAATAGAAAATATATCGCCCCAAGAGGCGGTAGCCGAAACCCTGCCCAATGGGCTGAAGTTACATCATCTGAGCGCTGGTGTGCAGCCGGTGTGTTATCTGGAGTTGATGTTTGAAGCTGGCACAACCCACGCACAGAGCACCATTATCCCGTCGTTGACTTTCAAAATGTTGGCCGAAGGCACACAAAAACGCAGCGCGGGGCAAATTAGCGAATATATGGATAATCTGGGGGCTTTTTGGGAAGTACGCAACACAGCTACTTATAGTAGCTTGGTAGTGTATGCCCCTACCAAACACCTAGCCGCTGTGTTGACCTTGTTTTTGGAGTTGGTAGAGCAACCCAGCTTTCCTGAAGAAAGCCTACATACCCTCAAACAAGTAACCAAACAAGGGATTTTGAATGGCTTGCAGAAAACAGCCTATGTAGCCTCTAAGGGGATTAGAGAAGCAACTCTCGGGGCAACCCACCCAGTAGCACTGACGGCCACGCCGGAGGAGGTAGACCAAATAGGGATGGCCGAACTCGAAGCGTTTTATCAGACCCATATCCGAGGACAAGTATTTGAGGTATTTGTAGCGGGTGCTTTAGCCCCCGAGCATCTCCAGTACCTCCGCAACTGCTTGGGAGCCTTACACTTCGGCGCAGCCAAGCCCGTTACGCAGTTGCCATTGGCACAACCAACAACAGACCAACAAATATTTTTGCCACACGAAGCCAAGCTACAAAGCTCCATCCGAGTAGGGCGGGTGATGTTCCCCAAAAACGACCCCAACTTCTTTAAAGTACTTATCACCAACGAGTTGTTTGGAGGGTACTTTGGCTCGCGATTGATGAAAAACATTCGAGAAGACAAAGGGTACACCTACGGTATCTCTTCCCAATTTAGCAGTATTCCCAAAGGGGAAAGCCTATGGATAATCGGCACGGATGTGAAGGCAGAGTTTGCTGCGCAGACACTGGCCGAAATCAACGGCGAAATCAGGAAACTGCAAGAAGAACCTGTAGCAACAGCCGAACTAGAGCTTGTGCGGAACTATATGCGTGGTGCTTTTGCCGGCAGTATCAACAGCCCTTTTGAGCTGATGAACAAGTACAAAGGAATATACCTCTTTGGGTTGGATTATTCATTTTTCAAAAGCTATTTTGAAGCCATCGCGACTATCAGCCCGGACGAAATACAACAGGTAATGCAACAATACTTCGACCCAAAGATGTTGCACACCGTGGTAGCAGGCGCAGCATCACCTTTTCAGGACTGA
- the ppk1 gene encoding polyphosphate kinase 1, which produces MTNAKTTHIPVETNGKTRTQPASSRSRTSTLINKSNYISRDLSWLQFNDRVLDQARTPSRTIFERLKFLAITASNLDEFFMIRVGSLYNYIDYSKERVDYSGLRERPFKKILFEAIQAFTKTQHQCFQQELLPEFSKNGLQIAKVSELRPEEQAQVANYFMYTLFPMLTPMAYDNYRSFPLLMNKLMCFGVVTKGSSVDKEEERLSFVQIPQNLPRFYEIDREDTLVFVPIEEIIRTHIDKLYRNIEILQLSLFRITRNGDITLEESDDIEQDFIDEIKIKLKTRKTGRAVRIEVERGFSERTIRTLRKRWGLEEDNIFVTDSLLDYTGLFQIALHDEFRDRIPSISPSVAPVGMNEPDVDIFELIKKQDLLLHHPFNSFEPVLELLEAAAEDEDVLAIKITIYRLSKNSRVSTALLKAAENGKHVSVLFELKARFDEENNIREAERLQKAGCFVIYGFNRYKTHTKLMLIVRKEDNQVVRYVHMSSGNYNESTARLYTDIGLLSAREGYGQDISEFFNVITGHSQPLGYRNLITSPNTMRDALIALLRREAENAAKGLACGVVIKINSLEDQRIIDELYLASQAGVPIKLIVRGICCLRPQRKGLSENIEVISLVGDLLEHSRIYYFHNNGKPQVYGGSADAMVRSFDRRIESLFLITDESVLSQIITILDINLKDNVNGYVMQEDGSYVHKVPAAGEVLVNLHEAFFDMQGLLQQPTQLFMDKKTR; this is translated from the coding sequence ATGACCAACGCCAAAACTACCCATATACCTGTCGAAACTAACGGCAAGACCCGTACCCAACCCGCCAGCAGCCGCAGCCGAACAAGTACACTTATCAATAAGAGTAACTACATCAGCCGCGATTTGAGCTGGTTGCAGTTCAACGATCGGGTGCTTGACCAAGCCCGAACACCCTCCCGTACTATCTTTGAAAGGCTGAAGTTTTTGGCCATTACGGCCTCCAACTTGGACGAGTTTTTTATGATTCGTGTAGGAAGCCTTTACAACTATATCGACTACAGTAAGGAGCGGGTCGATTATTCGGGGTTGCGCGAGCGGCCATTCAAAAAAATCTTGTTTGAAGCCATTCAAGCCTTTACCAAAACACAACATCAGTGTTTTCAACAAGAGCTATTGCCCGAATTCAGTAAAAACGGCCTACAAATAGCCAAAGTCAGTGAGCTACGCCCCGAAGAGCAAGCCCAAGTAGCCAATTATTTTATGTATACGCTCTTCCCGATGCTTACCCCGATGGCATATGACAATTATCGCAGCTTCCCGCTGTTGATGAACAAGCTGATGTGTTTTGGGGTCGTTACCAAAGGCAGCTCCGTAGACAAAGAGGAGGAGCGCCTCTCCTTTGTGCAAATTCCCCAAAATTTGCCGCGTTTTTATGAAATCGACAGGGAAGACACCCTTGTCTTCGTTCCGATAGAGGAAATCATCCGTACACACATCGACAAGCTCTATCGTAACATCGAAATCTTACAACTCTCGCTCTTCCGCATCACCCGCAACGGCGACATTACCCTAGAAGAAAGCGACGACATAGAGCAGGACTTCATAGATGAAATCAAGATTAAGCTCAAAACCCGAAAAACCGGACGTGCCGTCCGGATAGAGGTAGAGAGAGGCTTCTCCGAGCGCACCATCCGCACATTGCGCAAGCGCTGGGGGTTGGAAGAAGATAATATCTTCGTAACGGATAGCCTGCTTGACTACACAGGGCTGTTCCAAATAGCCCTACACGATGAGTTCAGAGACCGCATCCCAAGTATCAGTCCTAGTGTGGCTCCGGTGGGGATGAATGAGCCGGATGTAGATATCTTTGAGCTTATCAAAAAACAGGACTTGCTCTTACATCACCCCTTCAACAGCTTCGAGCCGGTATTGGAGCTGTTAGAAGCCGCCGCCGAAGACGAGGATGTATTGGCAATCAAAATCACTATCTATCGCCTTTCCAAAAACTCCCGCGTGTCTACAGCCTTGCTCAAGGCCGCTGAAAATGGCAAACACGTATCGGTGTTGTTTGAGCTAAAGGCTAGGTTTGACGAAGAAAATAATATCCGCGAGGCCGAACGCCTACAAAAAGCCGGCTGCTTTGTGATTTATGGCTTCAATCGCTATAAAACACACACCAAGCTGATGCTGATTGTTCGTAAGGAAGACAACCAAGTGGTGCGTTATGTACATATGTCTAGCGGCAACTACAACGAATCTACCGCCCGACTGTATACTGATATTGGGCTGCTAAGTGCGAGGGAGGGCTATGGGCAAGATATTTCGGAGTTTTTCAATGTCATCACAGGGCATTCCCAGCCTTTGGGCTACCGCAATCTCATTACATCGCCCAACACGATGCGCGATGCGCTGATAGCGCTCTTGAGGCGCGAAGCCGAAAATGCAGCTAAAGGACTGGCCTGTGGCGTGGTGATTAAAATCAACTCACTTGAAGACCAGCGCATTATCGACGAGCTGTATTTGGCCTCTCAGGCAGGGGTGCCTATCAAGTTGATTGTTAGGGGAATATGTTGCTTGCGTCCACAACGAAAAGGGCTGAGCGAAAACATCGAGGTCATCTCTTTGGTGGGAGATTTGTTGGAACATAGCCGTATTTATTACTTCCATAACAACGGCAAACCGCAAGTATATGGAGGGAGTGCCGATGCGATGGTACGCAGCTTTGACCGCCGGATAGAATCGTTGTTCCTGATTACGGATGAGTCTGTCTTGTCTCAAATCATTACTATCTTAGACATCAACCTTAAGGATAATGTCAATGGCTATGTGATGCAGGAGGATGGCAGCTATGTGCACAAAGTGCCAGCGGCGGGAGAGGTGTTGGTCAATCTACACGAAGCTTTTTTTGATATGCAGGGTTTGCTCCAACAGCCTACCCAGCTTTTTATGGATAAAAAAACGCGCTAG
- a CDS encoding PAS domain-containing protein — translation MVNLFKTRQIRDAINAKPEEVQEIINASEYGICITNASGNFAYVNDKYTEIYGYSREELVGQHFLMVVPEESKEHLNDLHEDFIASQREISRSWVVLNKAGKRMRITVDARFSDKLNKQPHKITFVELLEILD, via the coding sequence ATGGTCAATTTATTCAAAACTCGCCAAATCAGGGATGCAATCAATGCTAAGCCCGAAGAAGTTCAGGAGATTATAAACGCTTCCGAATATGGTATTTGCATTACCAATGCATCAGGCAACTTCGCCTATGTCAATGACAAATACACCGAGATTTATGGATATAGCCGGGAAGAGTTAGTAGGCCAACACTTTTTGATGGTTGTACCTGAGGAATCCAAAGAGCACCTCAATGACTTACACGAGGATTTTATTGCCTCTCAGAGAGAAATATCGCGTAGTTGGGTAGTGCTCAACAAGGCCGGCAAGCGGATGCGAATCACGGTAGATGCGCGTTTTTCGGATAAGCTGAACAAACAGCCTCACAAAATCACTTTTGTTGAACTGCTCGAAATACTGGACTAA
- the porU gene encoding type IX secretion system sortase PorU has translation MRGMLRLVALCVWLLIQTDAVLAQTFAPNSVLSEGQWLKIAIVEEGLYKISGQWLRQQGWTQGISPSQLHLYSAGNGMLPQRNSAPRIDDLQPVAIWLNNPQAPAFQEQDFFLFYAQGAHQVRIDTANQLFLPETNLYADTNYYFLTLHDHSSLQARLQPQADLGAASVVFEHFDDYWHHEQERVSLLLSGRQWYGETFNDNTLHTFNINTEGLLPNSPLKLRIQAVGGGTQSATLSIRANNTDIGQLGFPILPQQRYDPKVQEVLRTFDFAANTVGNPGAIRLDVRYNRQGNNNLAYLDYLTLQIQRRLAYYNSPTVFRTFESLQYPTAAYRIAQTQAGAVVWDISNPLQPKLQNKRFENGQTVFAVATAGLLRSFLVFQGENFPPPIAAQRINNQNLHASPTPNLLIITHPSLQAEAEQLAAFRRNHDGLNVLVVNTVQVYHEFSGGRPDLTALRDFIRMLYTRQPEQLRYVLLFGAASVDYKNRLPNNSNLVPIYESRESIHPIFSYASDDYFGFLEPEEGEWVENFGGDHTLEVGIGRLPARTPTQAAGMVQKLIRYSQSNAQQWGNWRSLLTFVADDGDFNIHQLDAEQLSQQVLNNAPAYKPLKKFLDAFPRELGGAGATSPKLTESLLERIDKGSLIVNYTGHGAETGWAEEDIMNAGHWQNLRNTRLPLVVTATCEFGRYDNPTLTSGAQLAILNPLGGAIGLITTTRPVFSSTNFALNQAFYQVIFQANAAGQPPRLGEVMRLTKNAALRGAVNRNFSLLGDPSMRLNYPKHQTTLTQISADTLRALQEIRLQGEVRDTQGQRLSTFNGLALVTLHDKPLTRRTLGVGAPAMNFQEVDNPLFRGQVRVVNGQYEAAFIIPQNINYQLGEGNLRVYAYDSLAATDAHGINTLVVGGSAPLGTPDRTPPTIRMWINDESFVSGQAIEGDRPVLGAALSDESGINISTAGLNNAIRARLRYPDGRVREWILNEEYVADLDTYQSGRLRFALPRLEAGTYQLSLEAWDVWNNSTEEQLSFVVNPILRIGISLADIYPNPMSENATLRIRHDQAGEDLSLTLQLVDNQGRLVQTWDLELLAAPETILLPWDGRDSKGMKIHNGTYICRVWLRSKLRQIEGRQSIKILVAR, from the coding sequence ATGAGAGGAATGCTGCGCCTTGTGGCTTTGTGCGTATGGCTATTGATACAAACTGATGCTGTGCTTGCCCAAACTTTTGCCCCCAATTCTGTTTTATCTGAGGGGCAATGGCTCAAGATAGCTATTGTAGAAGAAGGGCTGTACAAAATTTCCGGTCAGTGGCTGCGCCAACAAGGTTGGACGCAAGGCATCTCCCCTTCACAACTACACCTCTATAGCGCCGGCAACGGGATGTTGCCCCAACGCAATAGTGCTCCCCGCATTGACGACCTTCAACCGGTAGCCATTTGGCTCAACAATCCACAAGCTCCTGCTTTTCAAGAGCAAGATTTTTTCTTGTTTTATGCCCAAGGCGCACACCAAGTGCGGATTGATACGGCTAATCAGCTTTTCTTGCCCGAAACCAACCTCTATGCGGATACCAATTATTATTTCCTAACACTTCACGATCATTCGTCCTTGCAGGCGCGGCTTCAACCCCAAGCAGATTTGGGGGCTGCCAGCGTGGTATTTGAGCACTTTGATGACTACTGGCATCACGAGCAGGAGCGGGTATCTTTGCTGCTTTCAGGCAGGCAGTGGTATGGCGAGACTTTCAACGACAATACCTTACACACCTTCAACATCAATACAGAAGGCTTATTGCCCAATAGCCCGCTTAAGCTCCGTATACAGGCAGTAGGCGGCGGTACCCAAAGCGCTACCTTGAGCATCCGCGCCAACAATACCGACATTGGGCAGCTGGGGTTTCCGATCTTGCCCCAACAACGTTATGACCCCAAGGTACAGGAGGTATTACGAACTTTTGACTTTGCAGCCAATACCGTAGGCAATCCCGGCGCTATCCGGCTAGATGTGCGCTATAACCGCCAAGGTAACAATAATTTAGCCTATCTTGATTATCTGACACTACAAATACAGCGGCGCTTGGCTTATTATAATAGCCCAACGGTATTTCGTACTTTTGAGTCGTTGCAATACCCTACCGCAGCCTATCGTATTGCACAGACACAGGCCGGGGCAGTGGTCTGGGATATCAGCAACCCCTTGCAGCCCAAACTACAAAACAAGCGGTTTGAGAATGGGCAGACAGTTTTTGCCGTGGCTACCGCAGGGTTGTTGCGTTCCTTTTTGGTCTTTCAGGGAGAGAACTTCCCCCCCCCTATAGCAGCGCAACGCATCAATAACCAAAACTTGCACGCATCTCCTACCCCCAACTTGCTCATTATCACACACCCTAGCTTGCAGGCAGAAGCCGAACAACTGGCGGCTTTCCGACGCAATCACGACGGGCTTAATGTGCTGGTGGTCAATACGGTGCAAGTGTATCACGAATTTTCGGGCGGCAGACCTGACCTCACAGCGCTGCGTGACTTTATTCGAATGTTGTATACACGACAGCCCGAGCAACTACGCTATGTGCTGCTCTTTGGCGCAGCCTCTGTAGACTACAAAAACCGACTACCTAACAACAGCAATCTGGTGCCGATTTATGAGTCGAGGGAGTCGATACACCCTATTTTCAGCTATGCTTCGGATGACTATTTTGGCTTTCTGGAGCCGGAAGAGGGGGAATGGGTAGAAAATTTCGGAGGAGACCATACCCTAGAGGTGGGCATTGGCCGCCTACCTGCCCGCACGCCCACACAGGCCGCAGGGATGGTTCAAAAGCTGATTCGTTACAGCCAGAGTAATGCCCAACAATGGGGGAATTGGCGCAGCCTGCTGACTTTTGTGGCCGATGATGGCGATTTTAATATCCATCAACTAGATGCAGAACAACTCAGCCAACAAGTGCTCAACAATGCTCCGGCATACAAACCATTGAAAAAATTTCTGGATGCGTTTCCCCGTGAGTTGGGTGGCGCAGGCGCAACCAGCCCTAAGCTGACAGAAAGCTTGTTGGAGCGTATCGACAAAGGCAGCCTTATTGTCAACTATACCGGCCACGGTGCCGAGACTGGATGGGCAGAGGAAGACATTATGAATGCCGGACACTGGCAAAATCTACGCAACACACGCCTGCCCTTGGTCGTAACGGCAACCTGTGAGTTTGGGCGCTACGATAACCCTACCCTTACCTCTGGCGCACAACTGGCCATACTCAACCCGTTGGGAGGTGCCATTGGGCTAATTACGACGACAAGACCAGTGTTTTCGAGCACTAATTTTGCCCTTAATCAAGCTTTTTACCAAGTTATTTTCCAAGCCAATGCTGCCGGTCAACCGCCCAGATTGGGAGAAGTAATGCGCCTGACCAAGAACGCCGCACTCAGAGGGGCGGTCAATCGGAACTTCTCGCTACTCGGAGACCCTTCTATGCGCCTCAACTATCCCAAACACCAAACAACATTGACCCAGATTTCGGCAGATACCCTACGGGCTTTGCAAGAAATTAGGCTGCAAGGGGAAGTACGCGACACTCAAGGGCAACGACTCAGTACTTTCAACGGGCTTGCCCTAGTTACCCTACACGACAAACCGCTCACCCGCCGCACCCTAGGAGTGGGCGCTCCTGCGATGAATTTTCAGGAGGTAGACAACCCTTTGTTTCGAGGACAAGTACGGGTGGTGAATGGACAGTATGAGGCAGCTTTCATTATCCCCCAAAATATCAATTATCAATTGGGCGAGGGCAACTTGAGGGTATATGCTTATGACAGCCTTGCCGCTACCGATGCTCACGGAATCAACACCTTGGTGGTAGGAGGTAGCGCTCCCTTAGGAACCCCCGACCGTACACCGCCCACAATTCGGATGTGGATCAATGATGAAAGCTTTGTGTCTGGGCAGGCTATCGAGGGTGACCGCCCTGTGTTGGGCGCAGCCCTGAGCGACGAGAGCGGCATCAATATCTCTACTGCGGGGCTTAATAATGCCATCCGGGCACGCCTTCGCTATCCCGATGGGCGGGTTCGCGAATGGATACTGAACGAGGAATATGTGGCCGATTTGGACACCTACCAATCGGGGCGACTCCGCTTTGCACTCCCCCGACTCGAAGCCGGTACCTATCAGCTCAGCCTTGAGGCTTGGGATGTGTGGAACAATAGCACGGAGGAGCAGCTGAGCTTTGTGGTCAATCCAATCTTGCGGATAGGCATCTCCTTGGCCGATATTTATCCCAACCCAATGAGCGAAAATGCCACCTTGCGCATCCGACACGACCAAGCCGGCGAAGATCTCAGCCTAACCCTACAGTTGGTAGATAACCAAGGGCGCTTGGTACAGACTTGGGACTTGGAGCTTCTCGCTGCTCCAGAAACAATCCTGCTTCCTTGGGATGGGCGCGATAGCAAGGGAATGAAAATACACAACGGCACATACATCTGCCGGGTATGGTTGCGTTCTAAGCTCAGACAGATTGAGGGCAGACAAAGTATCAAAATATTGGTTGCCCGATGA